One part of the Prionailurus bengalensis isolate Pbe53 chromosome B2, Fcat_Pben_1.1_paternal_pri, whole genome shotgun sequence genome encodes these proteins:
- the CASP8AP2 gene encoding CASP8-associated protein 2 isoform X3 produces the protein MAADDDNGDGTSLFDVFSASPLKNNDEGSLDIYAGLDSAVSDSASKSCVPSRNCLDLYEEILTEEGTAKEATYNDLQVEYGKCQLQMKELMKKFKEIQTQNFSLKNENQSLKKNISALIKTARVEINRKDEEINNLHQRLSEFSHFRNNHKTLRTPDIVKTKDLKSRSPHLDDCAKTDLRVKSDVSKDVHHSTSLPNPEKEGKSHCEKKSTLYLSPFTEKHCNNGIWSRSHYQVGESISNEDNRRGRKDIRHSQYSRGTDRIRKDLNSSCGDSESRNTEASQRLQGRPEKYGKGEPKAESKNSKFKSNTDTDYKNERINSWEKETFRERSYTRVESQSDKKLERQSERSQTINRKELKSQDKEERKVDQKPKSIVKDQDHWRRSERPSLTHSKNEIKSHNSSKYHLEERRGREDCKRDRGVSNHSFQEGRCPSFFSSSRTHKHTDSKESDAVHQWENTPLRAERHRTEDKRKRERESKEENRHIRNEKRTPTEHLQKTSKETKKTTTNLKRQNEPKSDKGEVSNNEVSEGVDNKEPAIKADSGPNETKNKDLKLSFMEKLNLTLSPAKKQPVSQDNHPKITNIPKSSGICDLECLVQATTVTCVPSVSEHTAEETKSKLLEPKDALAVASEPRTSNPERKMEGESVLVKSVENTMGCDVPICGTETSFSAPVEMEQTESLFPSSTEMEQTINGAREAVPVAMDILQTNVSENFGLELDTKRNVDLNSCSVSEGMEMKEPSATKVAESSDSILQPSVEETEILPVALSEDSNPKFEPSLVDTPLDESKSCHLEPCSPKETQESSLQQSAIVDNRMEIGETNSVYNDDENSVLSIDLNHLRPIPEAISPLNSPVRPVAKVLRLESPSQVSLCNNSHKDIFPPDSAQSTSKSKSDLNKENQKPVCKSDKFTDADYHKNSSLDELEEGEIISDSEKSKPQESFEKSAKPRTSTEVQNAKSNPGSRKSTMHLGKDSRKTSIKIHQTKSRWNNNRQSESSRSSKTERKDKTMSTSSLEKIVPIIAAPSSVREIMHMLRMIRKHVRKNYMKFKVKFSLIQFHRIIESAILSFTSLIKHLDLSKISKSVTTLQNNLCDVIESKLKQVKKNGIVDRLFEQQLPDMKKKLWKFVEEQLDYLFGKLKKILGKFCDSINFGSDSDEGKREKINKEKAQYSNCQKGNVDNSSKEMLKEKSPTSEDSVNHKSALGCKKSEEKPQDNFSINTVKRDIKKSSNTCFDNIKNSQSEERSLEPNCPSIPKPGKMEGSTIEDAQTSQHAALKPERSFEILTEQQASSLTFNLVSDAQMGEIFKSLLQGSDLLDNSVNCNEKSEWELKTPEKQLLESLKCESIPTCTTDELVSGVVSPCPKMISDDNWSLLSSEKGPSLSSGLSLPVHPDVLDESCMFEVSTNIALSKDNGCSSEKSKPCISSILLEDLAVSLTVPSPLKSDGHLSFLKPEVLSSSTPEEVISAHFSEDALLEEEDASEQDIHLALESDNSSSKSSCSSSWTSRSVTPGFQYHPNLPMHAVIMEKSNDHFIVKIRRAAPSTSPSLKQNMVADESLASLPRVEKEADKAVEKEYVSCQNGVFKSVEELNSDNNVDSSKSAHEEQDCMIQTQVPDIYEFLKDASGKVSHGNEVADECFKLHQVWEPKVPESIEELPPMEEISHSVEDHLPDTYIDLTKDPVTETKNLGEFIEVTVLNIDQLGCSEGNLDQNAQILDDMQPDTVDAFIDLTQEVSSESKNESNHPALGVERLECQVICVDEDNCKEGKVQVANGPLECIVEKACIDLTSEPPSSCEVKKDDLKPESASNSDSSVLPGTLDNAPKKRKKLSDLNHSHKKQRKETDLTSREKTKKITHDSSENGEAHRKKASKKKAPAVTKDPSSLKSSPGIEELSATATSPISLSAKNVIKKKGEIIVLWTRNDDREILLECQKRGPSLKTFSYLAAKLNKNPYQVSERFQQLMKLFEKSKCR, from the exons aCAGTGCTTCCAAATCCTGTGTACCATCCAGAAATTGTTTGGATTTATATGAAGAAATCCTGACTGAAGAAGGAACTGCAAAGGAGGCAACATATAATGAT TTGCAAGTAGAATATGGTAAATGTCAGCTGCAAATGAAAGAGCTGATGAAAAAGTTTAAGGAAATACAGACACAG aatttcagcttaaaaaatgaaaaccagtcTCTTAAGAAGAATATTTCAGCACTTATCAAAACTGCTAGAGTGGAAATAAATCGCaaggatgaagaaataaataatcttcaCCAAAG ACTGTCTGAGTTCTCACATTTTCGAAATAATCACAAAACTCTAAGGACACCAGATATAGTTAAAACAAAAGATCTTAAATCCAGATCTCCCCATTTGGATGATTGTGCAAAGACTGATCTCAGAGTGAAAAGTGATGTTTCTAAAGATGTACATCATAGCACTTCACTGCCAAATCccgaaaaggaaggaaaatcacaTTGTGAAAAAAAGAGCACTTTGTATTTGTCTCCATTTACTGAAAAACACTGCAACAATGGCATTTGGTCACGTTCCCATTATCAGGTTGGTGAGAGTATCTCAAATGAGGATaatagaagagggagaaaagatatTAGACATAGCCAATATAGCAGAGGAACGGATAGAATACGGAAAGACTTAAATTCTAGTTGTGGTGATAGTGAATCAAGGAACACAGAGGCTAGTCAAAGGCTACAAGGACGTCCTGAGAAATATGGTAAAGGTGAACCAAAGGCTGAAAGTAAAAATTCAAAGTTTAAAAGTAATACAGATACGGATTATAAAAATGAACGCATTAACTCTTGGGAAAAAGAGACCTTTAGAGAAAGGTCATATACTCGAGTAGAATCTCAAAGTGACAAAAAACTAGAAAGACAAAGTGAAAGATCACAaactataaatagaaaagaacttAAGTCgcaagacaaagaagaaaggaaagttgATCAGAAACCTAAATCCATAGTAAAAGACCAGGATCATTGGAGAAGATCTGAACGACCATCACTTACTCATtccaagaatgaaataaaatctcaTAATTCAAGTAAATACCAtctagaagagagaagaggaagggaagattgTAAAAGAGATAGGGGTGTAAGTAATCATAGTTTTCAAGAAGGAAGATGTCCATCCTTTTTTTCATCCAGCAGAACTCATAAACACACTGACTCCAAAGAATCTGATGCTGTGCACCAGTGGGAAAATACACCTTTAAGAGCAGAACGGCATAGGACTGAAgataagaggaaaagagaacgagaaagcaaagaagaaaataggcatataagaaatgaaaaaagaacaccTACAGAACATTTGCAGAAGACTagcaaagaaactaagaaaaccaCTACGAatttaaagagacagaatgagcCCAAAAGTGATAAAGGTGAAGTCTCTAACAATGAGGTTTCTGAAGGAGTGGATAATAAAGAGCCTGCAATTAAAGCTGACAGTGgtccaaatgaaacaaaaaacaaagacttaaAGTTGAGTTTTATGGAAAAATTGAACTTAACCCTTTCTCCTGCTAAAAAGCAGCCTGTTTCTCAGGATAACCACCCGAAAATAACCAATATCCCCAAATCCAGTGGCATATGTGATTTGGAGTGCTTGGTTCAGGCGACAACAGTGACATGTGTGCCCTCTGTCAGTGAACATACCGCAGAGGAAACCAAATCAAAGTTATTGGAACCAAAGGATGCTCTTGCAGTTGCATCTGAACCCAGGACCAGTAatccagaaaggaaaatggaaggagagagtgTGTTGGTTAAATCTGTTGAGAACACTATGGGTTGTGATGTGCCCATTTGTGGTACAGAGACTTCCTTCTCAGCACCTGTGGAAATGGAACAAACAGAATCCTTGTTTCCATCATCAACAGAAATGGAACAAACCATTAATGGTGCCAGGGAAGCAGTTCCTGTGGCAATGGACATATTACAAACAAATGTTTCTGAAAACTTTGGCTTGGAATTGGATACTAAAAGAAATGTTGATTTAAATTCTTGTAGTGTTTCTGAAGGTATGGAGATGAAGGAGCCTTCTGCAACAAAAGTAGCTGAATCCAGTGACAGCATTTTGCAGCCttcagttgaagaaactgaaattttgCCAGTAGCCCTTTCAGAAGATAGTAACCCCAAATTTGAGCCTTCTCTTGTAGATACACCATTGGATGAAAGTAAGTCTTGTCATTTGGAGCCTTGCTCACCTAAAGAGACACAAGAATCTTCACTTCAGCAGTCTGCGATAGTGGACAACAGAATGGAAATCGGTGAAACAAACTCAGTATATAATGATGATGAGAATTCAGTTTTGAGCATTGACCTCAATCACCTGAGGCCTATTCCAGAAGCCATCAGTCCTCTGAATAGTCCAGTGAGACCTGTAGCAAAAGTTCTTAGACTGGAAAGCCCATCTCAAGTTTCATTATGTAATAACAGTCATAAAG ATATATTTCCACCAGATTCGGCTCAATCTACCTCTAAGAGCAAGTCTGATCTCAATAAGGAAAATCAAAAGCCAGTTTGCAAATCTGACAAATTTACAGATGCAGACTACCATAAGAATTCATCTTTAGATGAATTGGAAGAAGGAGAAATTATAAGCGACAGTGAAAAATCTAAACCACaagaaagttttgaaaaaagtGCCAAACCTAGAACTTCTACTGAAGTCCAGAATGCAAAAAGTAACCCAGGAAGTAGGAAAAGTACTATGCACTTGGGTAAAGACAGTAGGAAAACATCTATAAAAATTCATCAGACCAAAAGCAGATGGAATAATAATAGACAAAGTGAATCTAGCAGATCttcaaaaacagagaggaaagataAGACCATGAGTACCTCCAGCCTGGAAAAAATAGTTCCAATTATTGCTGCACCCTCTTCTGTACGAGAGATTATGCACATGTTACGAATGATAAGAAAACATGTaaggaaaaattatatgaaattcaaggtaaaattttcattaatacAATTTCATAGAATTATCGAGTCAGCAATTTTGAGTTTTACATCACTAATTAAACACCTTGACTTATCCAAGATCTCAAAGTCAGTGACTACTTTACAGAATAATCTCTGTGATGTTATAGAATCCAAACTTAAGCAAGTTAAAAAGAATGGCATTGTGGATCGTTTGTTTGAACAGCAGCTaccagatatgaaaaaaaaattgtggaagtTTGTAGAAGAAcagctggattatttgtttggaAAGCTTAAGAAAATCTTAGGAAAGTTTTGTGATTCCATAAACTTTGGCAGTGACAGTGATGAAGGAAAACgtgaaaagataaataaggagAAAGCACAATATTCAAATTGTCAGAAGGGGAATGTGGACAACTCCAGCAAAGAAATGCTGAAAGAGAAATCCCCCACATCGGAAGATTCTGTTAATCATAAATCTGCACTTGGATGTAAAAAATCTGAGGAAAAACCTCAAGATAATTTCAGTATTAACACAGTAAAGcgtgacattaaaaaaagttctaaCACTTGCTTTGATAACATTAAGAACTCTCAGTCTGAAGAACGCTCCTTGGAACCAAACTGTCCCAGCATCCCAAAGCCAGGAAAAATGGAAGGCAGCACCATAGAGGATGCACAAACATCCCAGCATGCAGCTTTGAAGCCAGAACGCAGTTTCGAGATTCTTACTGAACAGCAAGCATCTAGCCTTACTTTTAATTTAGTGAGCGATGCACAGATGGGTGAAATATTCAAAAGTTTGTTACAGGGTTCTGATCTTTTGGATAACAGTGTTAATTGTAATGAAAAAAGTGAGTGGGAGTTAAAGACTCCAGAAAAACAGCTGCTGGAGAGTCTTAAGTGCGAATCTATACCAACTTGTACAACTGACGAGCTGGTTTCAGGGGTGGTTTCTCCATGTCCTAAAATGATTAGTGATGACAATTGGTCATTATTGTCATCTGAGAAAGGTCCATCTTTGTCTTCAGGACTTTCTTTGCCAGTTCATCCTGATGTGTTGGATGAAAGTTGTATGTTTGAAGTGTCCACTAATATAGCTTTGAGTAAAGATAATGGATGTAGTTCAGAAAAGAGCAAGCCCTGCATTTCCTCCATACTTCTTGAAGATCTCGCAGTCTCTTTAACAGTACCATCACCTCTGAAGTCAGATGGTCATCTCAGTTTCTTAAAGCCTGAAGTTTTGTCTAGTTCAACTCCTGAAGAAGTTATTAGTGCCCATTTTAGTGAAGATGCCTTACTTGAAGAAGAGGATGCATCTGAACAAGATATCCATTTAGCTCTGGAGTCTGATAATTCGAGCAGCAAATCAAGTTGTTCTTCATCATGGACCAGTCGGTCTGTTACTCCAGGCTTTCAGTACCACCCCAACCTACCCATGCATGCTGTCATAATGGAAAAGTCCAATGATCATTTCATTGTGAAAATACGGCGTGCTGCACCATCTACCTCCCCTAGTCTTAAACAGAATATGGTGGCTGACGAGTCACTGGCATCGTTGCCCAGAGTGGAAAAAGAAGCAGATAAAGCAGTGGAGAAAGAATATGTTTCATGTCAGAATGGAGTTTTTAAATCTGTGGAGGAATTAAATTCCGACAACAATGTTGACAGCAGTAAATCAGCTCATGAAGAACAGGACTGTATGATACAAACACAGGTTCCTGATATATATGAATTTCTTAAAGATGCTTCAGGTAAAGTGAGTCATGGTAATGAAGTGGCTGATGAGTGTTTCAAGTTGCATCAAGTATGGGAACCAAAAGTACCTGAAAGCATTGAAGAATTGCCTCCAATGGAAGAAATTTCACATTCTGTTGAGGATCATCTTCCAGACACATATATAGACCTCACAAAAGATCCAGTCACTGAGACCAAAAACTTGGGGGAATTCATAGAAGTAACAGTTTTAAATATTGATCAGTTGGGATGCTCCGAAGGCAATTTGGATCAGAATGCTCAAATACTAGATGATATGCAGCCTGATACTGTAGATGCTTTCATTGATTTGACACAAGAGGTTTCAAGTGAGAGTAAAAATGAGAGTAACCATCCTGCTTTAGGTGTTGAACGCTTGGAATGTCAGGTGATATGTGTAGATGAAGATAACTGTAAGGAAGGAAAGGTGCAAGTGGCAAACGGGCCTTTGGAATGCATTGTTGAGAAAGCCTGTATCGATTTGACCTCAGAACCTCCCAGTTCATGTGAAGTAAAAAAGGATGACTTAAAACCAGAGTCGGCATCAAATTCTGATAGTTCAGTGTTGCCTGGGACTTTGGATAATGctcctaaaaagagaaaaaaactttctGATCTAAATCATTCTcataaaaaacagagaaaggaaacagacttAACCAGTAGggaaaagactaagaaaattaCCCATGATTCTTCTGAGAATGGTGAAGCTCACCGAAAGAAAGCCAGTAAGAAAAAGGCCCCTGCAGTGACTAAAGATCCCTCATCGTTGAAGTCAAGCCCAGGGATCGAGGAGCTATCAGCAACTGCCACTTCTCCTATAAGCCTTTCTGCAAAGAATGTTattaaaaagaagggagaaattaTAGTTTTATGGACAAG aaaTGATGACCGGGAAATTTTATTGGAGTGTCAAAAAAGAGGGCCatcattgaaaacattttcttatttagctGCCAAGTTGAATAAAAATCCATATCAG gtCTCAGAAAGATTCCAGCAGCTAATGAAGCTCTTTGAAAAGTCAAAATGCAG ATAA